Proteins co-encoded in one Dehalogenimonas sp. WBC-2 genomic window:
- a CDS encoding NADH ubiquinone oxidoreductase chain A, which yields MLTQFAYVGLFLIIAVVFILVTLLIPIVLGRLTKIVPRNPSQVKQETYECGMETTGRSWVQFNFRYYIYALMLIVMDVLAIFLYPWAASLHELGTAAFFMMLFFLFVVTVGYFYAWKKGALEWQ from the coding sequence ATGTTAACCCAGTTCGCCTATGTCGGGCTTTTTTTAATTATAGCCGTGGTGTTCATTTTAGTGACGCTGTTGATTCCGATTGTCCTCGGCCGGCTAACCAAGATCGTTCCCAGAAACCCGTCTCAGGTTAAACAGGAGACTTATGAGTGTGGCATGGAAACGACCGGACGCTCATGGGTGCAATTCAATTTTCGTTATTACATCTATGCTCTGATGCTCATTGTCATGGACGTACTGGCAATTTTCCTTTACCCTTGGGCTGCCAGCCTGCATGAACTGGGCACTGCTGCCTTCTTTATGATGTTGTTCTTTCTCTTTGTTGTAACCGTGGGTTATTTTTACGCCTGGAAGAAAGGGGCGCTGGAATGGCAATAG